The following proteins come from a genomic window of Gottfriedia acidiceleris:
- a CDS encoding 6-hydroxymethylpterin diphosphokinase MptE-like protein → MTIRDILKDILKSNKVTLYFYDCIRKTRYDFIPMIRPVIIPNIIFNFKKFLRVTRIDRKSRFEKLKSIKNKHLGERCFIVATGPSLKVEDLEKLRGEITFSMNSICLAFNETDWRPTYYGIQDIRNYIKFKDDIKELKSECKFIGESILKRNSVSDEFYVYPMNMLNHNWMHKKYNTKFSGDAFAVVYDGYTITYSLIQIAVYMGFKEIYLLGADSNYSSDLNHHFKNYDYHDSNYSVAGLKMIDAYKVAKEYADKKNIKILNATRGGMLEIFERVNLDNVLAKNQREESLVSLT, encoded by the coding sequence ATGACAATAAGAGATATCTTAAAAGACATCCTAAAAAGTAATAAGGTTACATTGTACTTTTATGACTGTATTAGAAAAACAAGATATGATTTTATTCCTATGATTAGACCAGTCATTATACCAAATATTATATTCAACTTTAAAAAGTTTTTAAGAGTAACTCGTATTGACAGAAAGAGTCGTTTTGAAAAATTAAAAAGTATAAAAAATAAACATTTAGGTGAAAGATGTTTTATAGTTGCAACGGGACCAAGCCTGAAAGTTGAGGATTTGGAAAAACTTCGAGGCGAAATTACATTTAGTATGAATTCAATTTGCCTAGCATTTAACGAAACAGATTGGAGACCCACCTACTATGGTATTCAAGATATTAGAAATTATATTAAGTTTAAAGATGATATTAAAGAATTGAAATCAGAATGTAAATTTATTGGTGAATCTATTTTAAAACGTAATTCTGTTTCGGATGAATTTTACGTTTATCCAATGAACATGCTAAATCATAATTGGATGCATAAAAAATATAATACAAAATTTAGCGGTGACGCATTTGCAGTTGTATATGATGGATATACAATTACTTATTCACTTATTCAAATTGCAGTTTACATGGGGTTTAAGGAGATCTATTTACTTGGAGCAGATAGTAATTATTCTAGTGATTTGAACCACCATTTTAAAAATTATGATTATCATGATTCTAATTATTCAGTTGCTGGATTAAAAATGATTGATGCATACAAAGTGGCAAAGGAATATGCGGATAAGAAAAACATTAAAATCTTAAATGCAACTAGAGGAGGAATGCTTGAAATTTTTGAAAGAGTCAATCTTGATAACGTTTTAGCAAAAAATCAAAGAGAAGAATC
- a CDS encoding polysaccharide deacetylase family protein: protein MFRRGLEKIKNKAAQTWYWHGFYGNLIREMERKIKPKKGGNEISFVNKPGIAFSFDDSFRVEQWHKYGMDLFGYYDVKVTFNINAFHHFEGEREHNQKEIDLLLELQANGHELAHHSFKHQNAKTYVEEHGLTKWIDDEIESLFKWIEKHSHSKTKEKFKLPVTYSFPFATYNDEMINEIVPKYFKVVRGHSSADHLTPFNHTGFAPAICIDSIFLKNKKYIKRILGVVKKTGLNLILMSHSILPEDVKWEDFGWGEESELAGTWRTSPKMIEEIIKEAKSLGLEFYTTAEIAGIATFIDQNLERCIRQHLHNPSVKWITISELISIKEVDLSGQNISNLDGIQYLSNLEKINLSDNNISDYRLLDRLSKLKEIKINNDQIEAKTGTFF, encoded by the coding sequence ATGTTTAGGAGAGGATTAGAAAAAATAAAAAATAAAGCAGCCCAAACTTGGTACTGGCATGGATTTTATGGGAATTTAATTAGGGAAATGGAAAGGAAAATAAAACCAAAAAAAGGTGGAAATGAGATTTCTTTTGTAAATAAACCTGGCATTGCATTTTCATTTGATGATAGTTTTAGAGTTGAGCAATGGCATAAATATGGAATGGATTTATTTGGGTATTACGATGTTAAAGTAACATTTAATATTAACGCATTTCACCATTTTGAAGGCGAAAGAGAACATAATCAAAAAGAAATAGATCTATTATTAGAATTACAAGCAAATGGTCATGAACTTGCTCATCATAGCTTTAAGCACCAAAATGCTAAAACATATGTAGAGGAACATGGTTTAACAAAATGGATTGACGATGAAATAGAATCATTATTTAAATGGATAGAAAAACACTCTCACTCTAAAACAAAAGAAAAATTTAAATTGCCTGTGACCTATTCATTTCCTTTTGCAACATATAATGATGAAATGATAAACGAGATCGTTCCAAAGTATTTTAAAGTTGTGAGGGGACATTCGTCTGCTGATCATTTAACTCCCTTCAATCATACTGGATTTGCACCTGCTATTTGTATAGATAGTATATTTTTAAAAAATAAAAAGTATATAAAAAGAATTTTGGGAGTTGTTAAGAAAACTGGGCTAAATTTAATTTTAATGTCGCATTCTATATTACCTGAAGATGTAAAATGGGAAGATTTTGGTTGGGGAGAAGAATCAGAACTCGCTGGAACGTGGAGAACCTCACCTAAAATGATCGAAGAAATTATTAAAGAAGCAAAATCATTAGGGTTGGAATTCTATACTACTGCTGAAATAGCTGGAATCGCCACATTTATAGATCAAAATTTAGAACGTTGTATTAGACAGCATCTACATAATCCAAGTGTAAAATGGATAACGATTTCTGAATTGATTTCGATAAAGGAAGTAGATTTAAGCGGTCAAAATATTTCTAATCTAGATGGAATACAATATCTATCTAACTTAGAGAAAATTAATCTATCTGATAATAATATTTCAGACTATAGGCTGTTAGATAGGCTCAGTAAGTTAAAAGAAATAAAAATAAATAATGATCAAATCGAGGCTAAAACGGGGACTTTCTTTTAA